One Alnus glutinosa chromosome 3, dhAlnGlut1.1, whole genome shotgun sequence genomic region harbors:
- the LOC133864567 gene encoding germin-like protein subfamily 2 member 4: protein MAALVPLFVTTFALVLAAAAADPDLLQDVCVADLTSGVNVNGFTCKSLTNISAADFFFDGLVKPGLTNNTFGSLVTAANVQKIPGLNTLGVSLSRIDYAPGGLNPPHTHPRATEIAFVLEGELDVGFITTANVLISKSIKKGEIFVFPRGLVHFQKNNGKVPAAAIVAFNSQLPGTQSIATTLFAATPPVPDNVLTKAFQVGTKEVEKIKSRFAPKK, encoded by the exons ATGGCGGCCCTTGTCCCACTGTTTGTTACGACTTTTGCTTTAGTCTTGGCCGCTGCTGCCGCAGATCCTGACTTGCTTCAAGATGTTTGTGTTGCCGATCTCACTTCCG GTGTCAACGTCAATGGGTTCACGTGTAAGAGCTTGACAAACATCTCTGCAGCAGACTTCTTCTTTGACGGCTTGGTCAAGCCAGGCCTCACCAACAACACTTTTGGTTCTCTGGTCACTGCAGCCAATGTCCAAAAAATTCCAGGCCTTAACACCCTCGGTGTCTCACTCTCCCGCATTGATTATGCCCCCGGCGGCCTTAACCCGCCACACACGCACCCGCGCGCCACTGAGATAGCGTTTGTGCTCGAAGGTGAATTGGACGTGGGCTTCATAACCACAGCAAATGTGCTCATTTCCAAATCTATCAAGAAGGGTGAGATATTTGTGTTTCCAAGGGGGCTGGTGCATTTTCAGAAGAACAATGGAAAGGTGCCTGCAGCTGCGATTGTTGCGTTTAACAGCCAGTTGCCAGGCACACAGTCTATTGCTACCACGCTGTTTGCAGCCACACCACCGGTGCCTGACAATGTTTTGACCAAGGCATTCCAGGTGGGTACGAAGGAGGTGGAGAAAATCAAGTCTAGGTTTGCTCCCAAGAAGTAG